TCTGCCAGCATGACCGTCAGCACCCGCACGGTCCGGGCAGGATCGGCCGGGTCGGCAGACAGGCTCCTCAGCTCCGGGTCATGACAGTCGATCTTCCAGAACACCCGCACACCGCCGGCCTCGACCGCGCCGAAGTCATGCTCGCCCCAGGGATCATTGCCGGCATCGAATGCATCAAAGGCCCGGACGGCCTGCAACAGCGCCACCTGCTGCCGGGGCGGCAGGGCCCGGAAACCGGCGGTCAGCATCCAGCGCCCGCCGCCGAGTGAAGTGCGCAGGGCATCGTTGAGCTGGCGGATACGCAGGGCAGGAGGTAACAC
This genomic stretch from Laribacter hongkongensis DSM 14985 harbors:
- a CDS encoding DUF3768 domain-containing protein; its protein translation is MDSAQTVLPEVLPPALRIRQLNDALRTSLGGGRWMLTAGFRALPPRQQVALLQAVRAFDAFDAGNDPWGEHDFGAVEAGGVRVFWKIDCHDPELRSLSADPADPARTVRVLTVMLAEEY